The DNA segment ATCAGCTTTCTTTGACCAAGTAAAATTTTTAATATTCAAAAACGCGATACTATCTTTCAGTATCGGATTATAAACCACGACAATAGTATCGCTCTTTGGTTTTGCCTTTATTTTTTTATCAACTCCTGCTGAATCTTTTGCTTTTACAGTTTTCAAAATTGTTTTATAAGCAAGCCACTCTCCTCCTTCAGCTGGCTGACTGAAATTTTTAAGACTTGGATATTTTTTTACCACTTTTGTTTTAAACACATAAATTCCCAAAGAATCAATAGGTAGTTTTTCTTTTTTTAATTTCTTTGTTTCAGCTTTTCGTCTAACGGCTATCTCAGGTTTTATCTTAAATGATACAAACGTGCTTTTTCCATTGATTTGAGCATCGTATCCTCTAGAAATTGTATCTGACGCTTTTGTTTTAACATTAACTATAACAAGCTTACCATCACCATTTCCTGGATTATATTCATATACTAAATACGCTCCATTTCCAGACAACTGTGGCTTTTCTATTTGCTTCCAATTATCGTAATCATCTACAGTGAGTGATTTTTTTTGTGCAAATGATACAGACGCTACAAAAAATAAAGAAACAAATACATACATTTTAAACATCATAATTCTATTTTATTAGGAATGATTCTGGTTCAACAATTCAACTATTATTTGTAAAACTACATAAATAATGTACATACTACAAATTGTGTATTACACAAATTCATCTAGCACAAATTGTAACTAAAAAAAAAGCTACAATATCACTATTGTAGCTCTTTATTTATTTAAAGTTCATTTTGTTTAATCAATGGATTGGCATTAATTTCCGCTCTAGGAATTAACCATTGCCATCTTTTATCTGATGCAGGAACAGAGAAAACTCCTCCTACATAAGTAGAATTATGGTTTGCTCCAGTTCTATCTAAATCAGAGTTTGTTCTTTTTAAATCAAAAAATCTGAATCCTTCTCCCCAAAGTTCTATTCTTCTTTGAAAAATAACTTCATCAACTAAAGCTTGTCCAGTTTTTGTTGACAACACATATGAAGGATTTCTTTTGCTAACGAAAGAAAATAAAACTTGAGCGCATCTGCAGCACCCAATTTAGCTTTTGCTTCTGCCTCAATCAAATACATCTCTGCAACTCTCATATAAGGAACATCACAACGACTATCTGCAGTACTTACTGATAAGAACTTTTGACTTGTATATGGAATTTCTGAGCTGTAGAAACCAAAGCTATTCCAGGATGCGCACCTGTTTTGCTAAATACTGCAGCACGTACGTCTGTTGTAGGAATTTGATCGTACAATTTACTATTAATAGCTCTAGGACATGTTCTAATAACTGTTGAATTAAAGTTACGTGACATATAAGCTCCAAAATTAGCAAAATAAGCTGTTTGTAACTCTATAATATGGCTACCCCACATCCATTCTACATTATTATAATCATTAAATCCTTTAGTGTAATCAGCAATCGACATAATTGTTTACCAGTTCTTGCTTTAACAGCATTATCTGCAGCAACAGACCAATTTCCTTGAGTTAAATTTACACGAGCTTTTAATCCATAAGCTACTGGTAAATCTAAATTAGAATTATTAGGCTTTTTATATCCATCTAACAGAACTATAGCATTATCGATATCAGCATTGATTTGTTTATAAACATCCTCAACACTAGATCTTCCTACCATAGTTTTAGTATCTAAAGCTAAAGGTACTCCGTCTTGACTATTAGCAGTTCCAGGTACATATCTTTTTCCAAAAATTTGAACTAATTGAAAATGAGAAAAAGCTCTATATAAAAGGGCTTGCCCTTTAGTAATATCCTTATCTATCTGTTCCCCTTTAGCAGCATCAGCATTGTTTATAATTGCATTAGCATTTCTAATAATTTGATAAAAAGTTCTGTAAGGAAACCTCACTTCTGATGAATTATCATTTGAAGGTGCTGTCCAGTTATAAACACCTAAGAAAAATCCATTTGTAGCTGGGAAGACTAAATCGTCTCCGATAATGTCCATTTGTTGCATTATTCCCCCTACACCTGTTTGTCCTTGATCTTCATATCTAATGTACATCGAACGATGTATTCCATTTATAGCTAAATACAATGCTTCTGTATCAGCAGTAGCTGCCTCTTCACTTATAAATTCGGTTGGTTTTTTTTCTAAGAAATCCTCAGAACATGATCCTAATAACAGCATTGAAGAAGCTGCTATTATATATTTTGATAAATTAATTTTCATATTTTTTAATATTAAAAGTTTAAGCTAAGACCTAATGAGATAATTCTAGCAGGAGAAAATCTGTTTGAGTCGTACCGTTATAGTTTTGAGTTGGATCCATTCCTTTTTTCTTAGTAAAAAGTAACAAGTTTTCACCATTTACAAAAAACTTCATATTATCTACACCTAACTTATCTACTAAATTTCTAGGCAAATTATAAGATAAATTAGCTTGTCTGAATGATAAATAATCTGAATCAATCAACCATCTATCAGAAGCAGCAGAAGATTGTGTATTTCTATTAACATCCAATCTTGGAACATTAGTAATATCACCAGGATTTTGCCATCTGTCTAAAATATCCGTACTTAATGCTGAACCATATTGATTACCAGTATGCATTAAACTAGCGTAGTTAGAATCATAAGTTTGACCACCTATCTGATAAGTAAACATAACACTCAACTCTAAACCTTTATATTTAAAAGTATTAGTAAAACTTCCAACAAATCAGGTAAAGCTGAACCTGCATAATGATAGTTGGCTTTTGTATGATTTGTAGTTACATTAACACCATTAACAACACGTTGTTCTACATCTCCAGCAACAATTAAATTAGGATCAGAAACATATAATGCATATCCATCAGCAGCATCTACTCCGTACCATTCTCTCAACCAATAATCAAACATTGAACTACCAACTTCTAATTTTTTTGACCCATTAATAATCTCCTTCTGAGGCAGTTCAGTAATTTTATTTTTGATGGTTGAAGCATTCACATTAAAGTCCCATGAAAAACTTGGTGTTTTAACAATCACTGCGTTTAATGCTAATTCAATACCGCTATTATACATAGAACCTATAT comes from the Flavobacterium branchiarum genome and includes:
- a CDS encoding RagB/SusD family nutrient uptake outer membrane protein, which codes for MLSTKTGQALVDEVIFQRRIELWGEGFRFFDLKRTNSDLDRTGANHNSTYVGGVFSVPASDKRWQWLIPRAEINANPLIKQNEL
- a CDS encoding RagB/SusD family nutrient uptake outer membrane protein, which translates into the protein MPYTSQKFLSVSTADSRCDVPYMRVAEMYLIEAEAKAKLGAADALKFYFLSLAKEILHMCCQQKLDKL
- a CDS encoding RagB/SusD family nutrient uptake outer membrane protein, which encodes MKINLSKYIIAASSMLLLGSCSEDFLEKKPTEFISEEAATADTEALYLAINGIHRSMYIRYEDQGQTGVGGIMQQMDIIGDDLVFPATNGFFLGVYNWTAPSNDNSSEVRFPYRTFYQIIRNANAIINNADAAKGEQIDKDITKGQALLYRAFSHFQLVQIFGKRYVPGTANSQDGVPLALDTKTMVGRSSVEDVYKQINADIDNAIVLLDGYKKPNNSNLDLPVAYGLKARVNLTQGNWSVAADNAVKARTGKQLCRLLITLKDLMIIIM
- a CDS encoding TonB-dependent receptor domain-containing protein, whose product is MGKFLVIWSSLEYFKEKFLANSSWIDDLRIRGSYGEVGNDSHTSNSGLNFYVNQPTYALGYDNESAGGIVSNGIGAPNLIWEQNAQADIALEFSTFKSRFSGSVEYYHRKTDGLIFEVPNPLSLGLDTRTENIGSMYNSGIELALNAVIVKTPSFSWDFNVNASTIKNKITELPQKEIINGSKKLEVGSSMFDYWLREWYGVDAADGYALYVSDPNLIVAGDVEQRVVNGVNVTTNHTKANYHYAGSALPDLLEVLLILLNIKV